One part of the Cupriavidus taiwanensis genome encodes these proteins:
- a CDS encoding MarR family winged helix-turn-helix transcriptional regulator, translating into MDMERQSVAVLQQLGRTYRAFTGAFEKRMGLPLPRWRILHALHHQEGAMGQKALADLVVMDPGALTRQLKVMQELGWIERSMSERDNRVLHVTLSPAGRQVVAHAMPLRSSFLEAALSEVSTTTLDELSRGLAQLEAGIAQAQRCAANQTSPRST; encoded by the coding sequence ATGGATATGGAGCGACAAAGTGTGGCCGTATTGCAGCAACTCGGCCGAACCTATCGCGCCTTTACGGGGGCGTTCGAGAAGCGCATGGGACTACCCTTGCCGCGCTGGCGAATATTACATGCGCTGCATCATCAGGAAGGCGCCATGGGCCAGAAAGCCCTGGCTGACCTCGTCGTCATGGATCCCGGCGCGCTGACCCGCCAGCTAAAAGTTATGCAGGAGCTTGGCTGGATCGAGCGTAGCATGTCGGAACGGGACAACCGCGTCCTCCATGTCACGTTATCGCCTGCCGGGAGGCAGGTGGTGGCGCACGCAATGCCGCTGCGCTCGTCTTTCCTGGAAGCGGCGCTGTCCGAAGTTTCTACGACGACCTTGGATGAACTATCGCGCGGCCTAGCGCAACTTGAGGCTGGAATTGCCCAGGCACAGCGCTGCGCTGCAAATCAAACTAGCCCGCGGAGTACCTAG
- a CDS encoding glycosyltransferase family 2 protein yields the protein MRDNIFVSVVLPIYNESDCIEKVLASLINQKTHNGLITHQSYELIVVDNNSTDDTVQKVERLKSENPTIDINIIPEAVQGVSSARKRGMDYASLRSRTRDIRLGVQKNTILFPRMLIAP from the coding sequence ATGCGAGACAATATTTTTGTATCTGTCGTACTGCCAATTTATAACGAAAGCGATTGCATTGAGAAGGTACTCGCATCTTTAATCAACCAGAAAACCCATAACGGATTGATTACTCACCAAAGTTATGAGTTGATTGTTGTAGACAACAATTCTACGGACGATACCGTCCAAAAAGTAGAGCGTCTTAAATCCGAAAATCCCACTATTGATATCAATATCATCCCGGAAGCCGTTCAGGGGGTCTCATCTGCGAGAAAACGGGGTATGGATTATGCGTCGTTGCGTTCAAGAACGAGGGACATTCGCCTGGGGGTGCAAAAAAACACTATATTGTTTCCTCGGATGCTGATTGCACCGTAG
- a CDS encoding MFS transporter, which produces MTSFLTRAFPVFAEPLVGRFLGGQLASNLGHWTLNITLTLLLWDQTHSASIIGVLNFLLQGPMLFVPMLVGPRLQLSTIRATTLWILSCSLGISLVFLLGAIAGTLSVLSIFLLAGLLGFVLALEWPARQLLLTSSLRDRSLLVDAVAMNSLVFNVGRMAGPAVAAVLFARYGAIAGFTCSVAGLLIMLAAIQSLPKSRSVEATPREHTSIRDVFQFAEHDEFARRYVPMLACFGLFVSSYQTIIPALAASEFGSASRYTGVFSACAGAGALFSALALASLRNSRTDRNALSWTPWLSAAALFAVAASRNAMLSGAGFFLIGMALSYSVTVINSTLQRRCPIHLRGGVVGLYCLALLGGMPLGHLLMGFIANWLGAKQTLCAMCAAMLLSLWIIRASMRQVG; this is translated from the coding sequence GTGACTTCCTTCCTGACGCGTGCTTTTCCGGTATTTGCTGAGCCTCTCGTCGGACGCTTTCTCGGCGGTCAGCTGGCGTCCAATCTCGGCCATTGGACGCTGAACATCACGCTGACTTTGCTGTTGTGGGACCAGACCCACTCAGCGTCCATCATCGGTGTGCTCAATTTCCTGCTGCAAGGACCGATGCTATTCGTGCCCATGTTGGTGGGGCCACGCCTTCAGCTCTCCACTATTCGAGCAACGACCTTATGGATTCTGAGCTGTTCCTTGGGAATATCTCTGGTATTCTTGCTAGGCGCGATTGCCGGAACGCTAAGCGTACTGTCGATCTTCTTACTGGCGGGCCTGTTGGGCTTCGTGCTGGCCTTGGAGTGGCCCGCGCGCCAGCTGCTTCTCACTTCCTCATTGCGCGACCGTTCGCTGCTTGTCGATGCGGTCGCTATGAACTCCCTCGTCTTCAACGTCGGACGTATGGCCGGGCCTGCGGTCGCTGCAGTTCTGTTCGCCCGGTACGGCGCGATCGCAGGATTCACCTGTAGTGTCGCAGGTCTTCTGATCATGCTAGCCGCCATCCAGAGTCTGCCGAAATCACGGTCCGTCGAAGCAACGCCGCGGGAACATACCAGCATCCGCGACGTGTTCCAATTCGCCGAACACGATGAGTTCGCCAGGCGCTATGTGCCAATGCTTGCATGCTTCGGCCTGTTCGTCAGCTCCTATCAAACCATTATCCCCGCGTTGGCGGCGTCGGAGTTTGGCTCCGCCAGCCGCTACACCGGCGTATTCTCCGCGTGCGCTGGCGCAGGTGCGCTTTTCTCGGCGCTTGCGCTTGCTTCCCTGAGAAATTCGCGCACCGACAGAAACGCACTCAGTTGGACCCCCTGGCTGAGCGCGGCAGCATTGTTTGCCGTCGCAGCATCCCGGAACGCTATGCTAAGTGGGGCCGGTTTTTTCCTCATCGGCATGGCCCTGTCGTATTCAGTGACCGTCATCAACTCAACTCTGCAGCGGCGTTGCCCGATACATTTACGCGGTGGCGTGGTGGGGCTGTACTGTCTTGCCTTATTGGGCGGCATGCCTCTTGGACACCTGCTTATGGGGTTTATAGCCAACTGGCTCGGAGCAAAGCAAACACTCTGTGCAATGTGCGCGGCGATGCTCCTGTCGCTCTGGATTATTCGTGCCTCGATGCGACAAGTTGGGTAA
- a CDS encoding sterol desaturase family protein has product MAEFFVNSFKFVAIFATVCVALELIFPAYRYSFASYVRGVRNWIIRLGFAAVVWHVYAVGLEWLGVKPLLTVNFGTLFHSDNAIISAGFGVLSGILVAIAADFFRYWMHRAQHAIPFLWRMHATHHSIRELTAWNCAHHLSEPLIYAFFVAMPLALIHFESGVVPTVALTLIAFQVHLSHSSTRINLGLLRYIVGDGQFHRIHHSMEARHRGRNFGTFTTLWDTIFRTAYWPTKDEWPEVGLATQSEPITVRDYLMFPFDQRRWRKATVGSGVRKVEVID; this is encoded by the coding sequence ATGGCCGAGTTTTTCGTAAACTCGTTCAAGTTCGTAGCGATATTCGCTACCGTCTGTGTCGCGCTCGAGCTGATTTTTCCGGCTTATCGATACAGTTTTGCGTCATATGTTCGCGGGGTACGAAATTGGATCATTCGCCTTGGGTTCGCTGCAGTTGTCTGGCATGTCTACGCTGTGGGTCTGGAGTGGTTAGGGGTCAAGCCGCTTCTGACGGTGAATTTCGGGACTTTGTTTCACTCTGACAACGCAATTATTAGCGCGGGCTTCGGCGTTCTTTCAGGCATTCTAGTCGCAATTGCCGCTGATTTCTTCCGCTACTGGATGCACCGCGCACAGCATGCTATTCCATTCCTGTGGCGCATGCACGCCACCCATCATTCTATCCGCGAACTGACGGCTTGGAATTGTGCTCATCACTTATCCGAGCCGCTTATTTATGCTTTTTTCGTCGCGATGCCGCTCGCTCTGATCCACTTCGAATCTGGGGTCGTGCCAACTGTTGCGCTGACGCTGATTGCCTTTCAGGTCCACTTGTCTCACTCGAGCACGCGTATTAATCTTGGGCTGCTACGATACATCGTCGGGGATGGCCAGTTCCACCGTATTCACCATTCAATGGAAGCGCGTCACAGGGGCCGAAACTTCGGGACATTTACGACGCTCTGGGACACGATTTTCCGTACGGCGTACTGGCCGACAAAGGATGAGTGGCCGGAAGTTGGCCTCGCAACCCAGTCTGAACCGATCACGGTGCGCGATTACCTTATGTTTCCTTTTGACCAACGCCGCTGGCGTAAAGCGACGGTCGGAAGTGGCGTACGTAAGGTTGAGGTTATCGATTAA
- a CDS encoding H-NS histone family protein, giving the protein MATYQELLAQKQALEVQIEEARANELSSVIEQIRGLMMRYELSQDDIAPRRRRGRPAVVAASPEKRLLPPKYMDPKTGKTWSGRGRTPAWLGKRPERFLIPQE; this is encoded by the coding sequence ATGGCAACATATCAGGAATTGCTAGCTCAGAAACAGGCGCTGGAAGTCCAAATCGAAGAGGCCCGTGCCAATGAGCTTTCGAGTGTTATCGAACAGATTCGCGGATTGATGATGCGCTACGAATTGTCCCAAGACGACATCGCGCCTCGCCGTCGTCGCGGCCGCCCTGCCGTTGTGGCCGCCTCGCCCGAAAAGAGGTTACTGCCTCCGAAGTACATGGACCCTAAGACGGGCAAGACGTGGTCGGGGCGTGGCCGAACGCCGGCGTGGCTAGGTAAACGGCCAGAACGCTTTCTGATTCCCCAGGAATAA
- a CDS encoding transposase — translation MIGKTAPCHTSDQFVAFLSDVVASQRPKQEFHLICDIITSYKTDIVGTFLNKHRDIRLHYTPTYSSWLNQVEVQRSIATNSSGSVSMTRRTRINRCNSGLSRLTTPAYTCQAADRKKIYQ, via the coding sequence GTGATCGGCAAGACCGCACCATGCCATACCAGCGATCAATTCGTCGCGTTCCTGAGCGACGTTGTCGCCAGTCAGAGGCCGAAGCAGGAATTCCACCTAATTTGTGACATCATTACCAGCTACAAGACGGATATCGTAGGTACCTTCCTCAATAAGCATCGCGACATCCGGTTGCACTACACGCCGACTTATTCGTCTTGGCTCAATCAAGTGGAAGTACAACGATCCATCGCGACGAATTCGTCCGGTTCCGTTTCAATGACGCGGAGGACTAGGATAAATCGGTGTAACTCCGGACTGTCCAGACTCACCACGCCTGCCTATACCTGCCAAGCAGCCGACAGGAAAAAAATATATCAATAA
- a CDS encoding cation diffusion facilitator family transporter has protein sequence MRPELPENDAGRLTDAQARHSAGWRSTLVSVAVNIGLTMAQGAAGIISGSQALIADAAHSLSDLLSDFVVLAAGWQSCKDPDADHQYGHLRFETGASLVLGVLLLTVAAGMLWAALGKLQHPAGLQPVQPMALWVAVVALASKELLFRYMLSVARRVRSSMLVANAWHARSDAASSLVVALGIAGNLLGYHSLDPIAAMVVGLMVARMGLRFSWDALNDLMDRAADKETVADIRATMLGTPGVLGLHDLRTRKMGDQVLVDVHLEIEATLTVAQGHAIAVDARRRTLEHHRVLNVMTHVDPVYFTKTLTAE, from the coding sequence ATGCGTCCCGAACTACCCGAAAACGACGCCGGAAGGCTGACTGACGCACAGGCGCGCCACAGCGCCGGCTGGCGCAGCACGCTTGTCAGCGTGGCGGTCAATATCGGCCTGACCATGGCCCAGGGGGCGGCCGGCATCATCTCCGGCTCGCAGGCGCTGATTGCCGACGCTGCGCATTCGCTGTCCGACCTGCTTTCAGACTTTGTCGTGCTGGCCGCCGGATGGCAAAGCTGCAAGGACCCGGATGCCGATCACCAGTATGGCCACCTGCGCTTCGAAACAGGAGCGTCGCTGGTCCTGGGTGTGCTGCTGCTGACGGTGGCGGCGGGCATGCTGTGGGCAGCACTGGGCAAGCTGCAGCATCCCGCCGGGCTACAGCCGGTTCAGCCAATGGCACTTTGGGTGGCAGTGGTCGCGCTGGCATCCAAGGAGTTGCTGTTCCGCTACATGCTGTCCGTGGCGCGGCGGGTCCGTTCGAGCATGCTGGTAGCCAATGCCTGGCATGCGCGCTCGGATGCGGCTTCGTCGTTGGTGGTGGCGCTTGGCATCGCCGGCAACCTGCTCGGCTATCACAGCCTCGACCCGATCGCGGCAATGGTAGTGGGGCTGATGGTCGCGCGCATGGGGCTGCGCTTCAGTTGGGACGCGCTCAATGACCTGATGGACCGCGCCGCCGACAAAGAAACCGTCGCCGACATTCGCGCCACCATGCTGGGCACGCCCGGCGTGCTCGGCTTGCATGACCTTCGCACCCGCAAGATGGGCGACCAGGTGCTCGTTGATGTCCATCTGGAAATCGAGGCCACGCTGACAGTGGCACAGGGCCATGCGATTGCCGTCGACGCCCGGCGCCGCACGCTGGAGCACCATCGCGTACTCAACGTGATGACCCACGTCGACCCGGTATACTTTACCAAGACCCTCACGGCAGAATAG
- the phaP gene encoding TIGR01841 family phasin (Members of this family are phasins (small proteins associated with inclusions such as PHA granules). Note that several different families of phasins have been named PhaP despite very little sequence similarity to each other.) has translation MPTLDLETIAAAQKSGIEILYGLTSRTLDGFHKVAELNLQTMKSTLAETQACTRKAFEAKNDADLPVMEARILLPLAEKTQAYCRQGLEIAAETRADFAKVAEAQYEQSKRVMQDYIDAVGRVAPSGSGTAMAAWKSTLTATTSFLDAMQRAGKQVGDITENNVNLAASVASSSALQPSSNAARADKG, from the coding sequence ATGCCTACGTTAGACCTAGAAACGATTGCAGCAGCGCAAAAATCGGGTATTGAGATCCTGTACGGGCTTACCAGTAGGACGCTCGATGGATTTCACAAGGTTGCGGAACTGAACTTACAGACGATGAAATCGACGTTAGCGGAAACCCAGGCGTGCACGCGCAAGGCCTTTGAAGCCAAGAACGATGCCGACCTACCGGTGATGGAAGCCAGGATTTTGCTCCCGTTGGCCGAAAAGACTCAAGCGTACTGCCGGCAAGGGCTCGAGATTGCCGCGGAGACGCGTGCCGATTTTGCGAAGGTGGCCGAAGCCCAGTATGAACAGAGCAAGCGCGTAATGCAGGACTATATTGATGCGGTCGGGCGTGTCGCTCCTTCTGGCTCGGGGACTGCCATGGCCGCCTGGAAGTCGACTCTGACCGCCACGACAAGCTTTCTCGATGCGATGCAGCGAGCAGGCAAGCAGGTGGGCGACATCACCGAGAACAACGTGAACCTCGCGGCCTCCGTGGCATCGTCCTCGGCCCTGCAGCCGTCTAGTAACGCTGCGCGGGCCGACAAAGGCTAG
- a CDS encoding GHMP family kinase ATP-binding protein, which yields MHFKEGFGEAIGHHGELLQGVFESESKKLHRGLVSLPCPNLRSKVSFLANEETRVSVSPQRCIKAKRAAELTLDSFAQTRVGGSVIITSNIAIGRGMGSSTADVVATILAVLDYLNIQASLDRIMQIAVAAETACDSTIFSHPAVLFAQREGLVIEAFKRPIPNVDLISIDSAETEAVDTLTFTPADYNQVEIEKFRSLRALLRQAINTSDLNLLGRVATASARINQRFLRNPHFDRLEEIGLRHGAIGVQVAHSGTVFGLMFDPADVSSAERIELSTRELRRSGFESFIVHT from the coding sequence ATGCATTTTAAAGAAGGTTTTGGTGAAGCCATTGGGCATCACGGCGAGCTTCTCCAGGGAGTTTTTGAAAGCGAATCGAAGAAGCTTCACCGTGGCTTGGTTTCGCTACCTTGTCCCAACCTGAGGTCAAAGGTGAGCTTTTTAGCCAATGAAGAAACTCGCGTTTCTGTTAGCCCACAACGTTGCATAAAGGCGAAACGTGCTGCTGAGCTTACGCTAGATTCCTTCGCACAAACGAGAGTCGGCGGAAGCGTGATAATTACAAGCAACATCGCCATCGGCCGCGGCATGGGATCTTCTACTGCAGATGTAGTGGCAACCATCTTGGCCGTGCTTGACTACTTAAATATTCAAGCGTCACTTGATCGTATAATGCAAATTGCGGTGGCGGCAGAGACTGCATGTGATTCCACGATCTTTTCTCATCCCGCCGTGCTTTTTGCGCAACGCGAGGGGCTGGTAATTGAGGCCTTCAAAAGGCCAATTCCCAATGTCGATCTCATCAGCATTGATTCAGCAGAAACAGAGGCCGTCGACACACTTACATTTACACCCGCCGATTATAACCAAGTAGAGATTGAGAAGTTTCGCTCACTGCGGGCTCTCCTGCGTCAAGCGATTAACACTTCCGATCTCAACTTGCTCGGCCGAGTTGCTACGGCAAGCGCCCGGATCAACCAGAGGTTCTTGCGAAATCCCCACTTTGACAGGCTGGAAGAGATCGGTCTCCGGCATGGCGCGATAGGAGTCCAAGTTGCCCACAGCGGAACTGTTTTTGGTTTGATGTTTGACCCTGCGGACGTCAGCTCCGCAGAGCGTATCGAATTGTCCACCCGTGAGCTGAGGCGCTCAGGCTTTGAATCGTTTATCGTGCACACATAA
- a CDS encoding H-NS histone family protein has translation MATYKELIAQKQAIEAQLEEARASEVASVIEQIRDLMAQYDLLPEDVAPRRRRGRPVGVASAQREKAPLPPKYMDPKTGKTWSGRGRAPAWLGKRPERFLIPQE, from the coding sequence ATGGCAACATATAAAGAACTGATAGCGCAAAAGCAAGCGATCGAGGCCCAGCTTGAAGAGGCACGGGCGAGCGAGGTTGCCAGCGTCATAGAACAAATTCGTGATTTGATGGCGCAATACGACCTGTTGCCCGAAGATGTTGCGCCGCGGCGCCGTAGGGGACGGCCAGTCGGTGTTGCTTCAGCACAGCGCGAAAAGGCGCCGCTGCCACCCAAGTATATGGACCCCAAGACCGGGAAGACTTGGTCCGGAAGAGGTCGAGCACCGGCATGGTTGGGCAAACGGCCTGAACGTTTTTTGATTCCGCAGGAGTGA
- a CDS encoding pyridoxal-phosphate dependent enzyme: MRNLEDFENPRIVKLSDDLYGASFFLMKLLPARFMLERASDQGLLKPGATICESSSGTFGLALAMLAVQYGYNLILVSDWALDRHLHKRLLELGAKVEIVDKPARSGGLQQARLNRLAEYLKAIPGSYWPSQYSNMDNPISYGKIAEFLIERVGKIDCLVGPVGSGGSMCGTATFIRTLFSELNAIGVDTPNSVLFGQHGGKPISLSGLGGAFVPSNVDHTQFDEVHWLTPVEIFHATHQLHRLYGLFMGPTSGAAYKVADWWSRKNPGKKVVAIFPDEGHRYVETVYDENWLSSVPGWPAPVPKEPVAVNAPTQEINVWSAYAWRGRTLDQVLTSQVSTNSHTPPRRVSDSTSLERDLHRQYRATTSTEKARDARLVFLSRDDCASVSHLDVKPEQRQFVDPLYTVFLELQRSSHHENEHPCAVVVCDEIVGFFVLRERDALPEWASSDAITMHSFRIGQPYQGNGYGKATSGLAVDWILSNRQYVNRLMLAVNKRNSIAMRTYLNSGFQETGINYCGPAGLQNIIEFKLR; encoded by the coding sequence ATGAGGAATTTGGAAGATTTTGAAAATCCTCGAATCGTTAAGTTGAGTGACGATTTGTATGGCGCAAGTTTTTTCCTTATGAAGCTCTTACCGGCGCGATTTATGTTGGAGCGGGCATCGGATCAAGGTTTGCTAAAACCAGGCGCCACTATCTGCGAGTCATCATCCGGAACTTTTGGCCTCGCTTTAGCCATGCTTGCTGTTCAGTATGGATACAACCTCATACTCGTGAGTGACTGGGCACTCGATCGGCATCTTCATAAAAGACTTCTAGAACTAGGAGCAAAGGTTGAAATTGTAGACAAACCGGCGCGCTCCGGCGGACTTCAGCAAGCGCGATTAAACAGGCTCGCCGAATACCTAAAGGCGATCCCCGGCAGCTATTGGCCCTCACAGTACTCCAACATGGATAATCCGATTTCCTACGGGAAAATTGCGGAGTTCCTAATCGAAAGAGTGGGAAAAATTGATTGTCTGGTGGGGCCTGTTGGATCAGGCGGATCGATGTGCGGCACGGCCACGTTTATTCGAACACTGTTTTCTGAGTTGAACGCAATTGGTGTCGACACTCCGAACTCTGTCCTGTTTGGGCAACACGGCGGAAAACCGATATCCCTCAGCGGCCTTGGTGGCGCATTCGTACCCTCCAATGTAGATCATACCCAGTTTGATGAAGTTCACTGGCTAACGCCCGTCGAGATTTTTCATGCAACTCATCAGTTGCATCGACTTTACGGATTGTTCATGGGCCCCACTAGTGGGGCAGCGTACAAAGTGGCCGACTGGTGGTCAAGAAAAAATCCTGGAAAAAAGGTAGTCGCAATTTTCCCGGATGAGGGTCATCGGTATGTCGAGACAGTCTATGACGAAAACTGGCTCTCATCCGTACCTGGATGGCCTGCACCGGTGCCTAAAGAACCAGTGGCGGTTAACGCACCCACCCAAGAGATTAACGTGTGGTCTGCCTATGCGTGGCGCGGGCGTACGCTCGACCAAGTCCTTACTAGCCAAGTGTCCACGAATTCTCACACGCCTCCGCGACGAGTGTCCGACAGTACCTCGCTTGAGCGGGATTTACACCGACAGTACAGGGCTACTACATCTACCGAAAAGGCTCGCGACGCTAGGCTGGTATTTTTATCCCGTGACGATTGCGCGTCGGTTTCCCACCTCGACGTGAAGCCCGAGCAGAGGCAGTTCGTCGATCCGTTGTATACGGTGTTCCTTGAACTTCAACGTAGTTCTCATCACGAGAATGAGCACCCATGCGCGGTTGTGGTCTGTGATGAAATAGTTGGTTTTTTTGTCCTGCGTGAAAGGGACGCGTTGCCGGAGTGGGCGTCATCAGACGCTATCACTATGCATAGCTTCCGTATTGGACAACCATATCAGGGCAATGGATATGGTAAGGCGACATCTGGATTGGCGGTAGATTGGATTCTGTCGAATAGACAATATGTAAATCGTCTTATGCTGGCTGTCAACAAGCGTAACTCCATAGCCATGAGAACATATCTCAATTCCGGCTTTCAAGAAACCGGTATAAATTATTGTGGGCCCGCCGGACTTCAGAATATTATTGAATTTAAACTCAGATAG
- a CDS encoding radical SAM protein, which produces MNKAALDSLNDVDVRYPLPRVYDFLSRPENSEFLDYVFKDTFGCHVFPGDILNYPYYSFLGDMEREISKAKQIHLWSYIPTCRYRCHFCAFPTVILNPQVDSAQTVFRDVVDSNIAEARHWLESIPGLRRAEVGEFNIFGGTPSLLPQRELRRLVDFYRCNFNLSAASMRFEGDPGTLTKEYLSFLKRIGFSKISFGVQSFNEHIIKASGRAHSARACMETVHDAREVGFDWISVDLIYGLLGQSVDDVKRDMEKVLELGLSHVVCTKLHIGEFMRRRTGVSGERQSLWQKRKIFANKGGFPGLGKQYQMRELVEQYLSCNYLEHPTMYFHHRNHPPEKWKGLVTDLGKQYPEVAIGLGGSSKCTTAEAINITGYSRYKEALGKHRLPIEDSRGISRAHGEINAFKMALSTLVPVNDDVFKERFEGRSFFANPKINRALNALVGKALVTVDDNIVTLTPNGVTLVEAVINTQFGA; this is translated from the coding sequence ATGAACAAAGCAGCGCTAGATTCGTTGAATGACGTCGATGTTCGCTATCCTTTGCCGCGAGTATATGATTTCCTCTCGAGGCCGGAAAATAGTGAATTTCTAGATTACGTATTTAAGGACACATTCGGCTGCCATGTTTTTCCCGGTGATATTCTTAATTACCCATATTATTCTTTTTTGGGTGATATGGAGCGAGAGATAAGTAAGGCTAAACAAATCCATCTTTGGTCATATATTCCAACTTGTCGCTACCGTTGCCACTTTTGTGCATTCCCCACCGTCATACTCAACCCACAGGTCGACTCCGCGCAGACTGTGTTCCGGGATGTGGTAGATAGTAATATAGCAGAAGCAAGGCATTGGCTTGAGAGTATCCCAGGCCTTCGCCGAGCAGAGGTTGGGGAGTTTAATATCTTCGGTGGCACGCCATCACTACTTCCTCAGCGCGAACTGCGACGCTTAGTGGATTTTTATCGATGCAACTTTAATTTGTCGGCTGCATCGATGCGGTTTGAAGGTGATCCGGGAACGCTGACTAAAGAATATTTGAGTTTTTTAAAAAGGATAGGTTTTTCCAAGATCAGTTTTGGCGTGCAGTCTTTCAATGAGCATATTATCAAAGCATCCGGTCGTGCGCATTCAGCCCGCGCTTGCATGGAAACCGTTCATGACGCACGCGAGGTCGGTTTCGATTGGATTAGTGTCGACCTTATTTATGGACTCCTCGGGCAAAGTGTCGATGACGTGAAACGGGACATGGAGAAGGTTCTAGAATTGGGGCTCTCTCATGTTGTCTGCACCAAGCTGCACATCGGTGAGTTTATGAGAAGACGCACCGGTGTTTCCGGCGAGCGACAAAGTTTGTGGCAGAAAAGAAAAATTTTCGCTAATAAGGGAGGGTTCCCTGGTTTAGGTAAGCAATATCAAATGCGGGAGCTTGTGGAACAGTACTTGTCCTGCAATTATCTGGAGCATCCCACAATGTACTTCCATCATAGGAATCATCCCCCCGAAAAATGGAAGGGATTAGTCACTGATCTTGGTAAGCAGTATCCAGAGGTGGCTATTGGTTTGGGTGGTAGCTCGAAGTGTACAACAGCCGAAGCTATCAACATAACTGGATACAGTAGATACAAGGAAGCACTTGGCAAGCATCGCTTGCCCATTGAAGACAGCCGAGGCATCTCCCGGGCTCATGGTGAAATTAATGCGTTCAAAATGGCCTTGTCGACATTAGTCCCAGTGAATGATGATGTGTTTAAAGAACGTTTTGAGGGGCGGAGTTTTTTTGCCAATCCGAAGATCAATCGTGCGCTGAATGCGCTGGTGGGAAAAGCACTCGTCACCGTTGACGATAATATCGTTACTTTGACTCCAAATGGCGTGACCCTCGTGGAAGCGGTGATTAACACGCAGTTCGGCGCCTAA
- a CDS encoding cold-shock protein encodes MATGIVKWFNSEKGYGFIAPDDGGKDLFAHYKEIQGGGFKSLEEGAKVEFEITQGMKGLQASKIRKL; translated from the coding sequence ATGGCGACTGGCATTGTAAAGTGGTTCAATAGTGAAAAAGGATATGGGTTCATCGCGCCCGATGATGGCGGTAAAGACTTGTTCGCTCATTACAAGGAAATCCAAGGTGGCGGCTTCAAGTCACTGGAGGAGGGCGCGAAAGTAGAATTTGAAATCACGCAAGGTATGAAGGGACTGCAGGCGTCAAAGATTCGTAAGCTGTGA